The genomic segment ATAATCGTCTGATGTCTGAAGATAACCTTATCACATTACGTGAAATAAAGTTCGGCTATAACGGTAAACCACTCCTCTTTAATGGTTTAAATTTTTCTCTCCACAAAGACGAGAGAATAGGGATCATTGGTCCCAATGGGTGTGGTAAGACAACCCTTTTCAATATCATCATGGGATTCGTAAAACCCGTATCAGGAGTTATTGAGATAATGGGAAAGGAGATGAGAGAGGAAAAGGATTTTCAAAAGGTCCGTCAGTGTATTGGTTTTTTATTCCAGAATTCAGATGATCAACTTTTTTGTCCCAGTGTTCGGGAAGAAGTTGCTTTTGGCCCATTGAATCTGCGTTTATCCAAAAGCGAGGTAGAAGAAAGGATTAGATGGTCTTTAAAACTTGTGGGTTTGACGGGACTTGAAGATCGCGCACCCTATAATCTTTCGGAAGGCGAGAAAAAAAGACTTGCCTTCGCAACAGTACTCGCAATGAAACCGAAAATTTTACTGCTTGATGAGCCTACAAATGGTGTTGATCCGGAGGGTGTAGAGGAGATTGAAAGAATTTTACTTGAAGGTGATTACAGTTATATTGTAATATCTCAGGATATGGATTTTCTAAAAAAGACTGCCGAAACGATTTATAGATTAGAAAAAGGAAAGCTGAAGAGTTTATGATTCCTTAGCGAGGCTCTTTAAAAATATATCAACAAGTTGTTCATCAAGCTGTGTCCCTTTTGCCTTTATTAGTTCTTCAATTGCTTCTTCTCGCCGTTTTGCTCGCCGGTAAGGTCTTGCGGAGGTTATAGCATCATAAGTGTCAGCGACGGCGATGATCCTCGCGAGGAGTGGAATCTTATCACGATCAAGTCCTTGAGGATAACCCTTGCCATCAACTCTTTCATGGTGACTGTAAACAATGTCAAGTATCGGTCTGAATTCACTAACCGTGCTGAGGATTTTTTTCCCTAAGATGGGATGATTAATTATGTAACGCTTTTCTTGTTCAGTGAGGGGACTCTTTTTATTCAATATCCCATCCGGAATTCCTATCTTTCCGATGTCATGGAGCAGACACGCCTGTTTTAGTATTTCTTTGTCAGTTTCCGAAAGATTCAACTCATCGGCAATTTTAAGGGCATATTCCTGGACGCGCAAGGAATGTCCTGCAGTATATTCATCTTTGGCATCAAGGGTTTTAGCAATCAGTTGGACGAATTCCATAAAATTTTTATTGGATTTGGCGATAAGTCTTTCAATCTCTTCTTTAGATTTATTTAAACTGGCAAAAACCAATGCATACTGTGAAAGAAACGTCCAGGCAAAGGTAAACATGATGGCAAAGATACCAAAGATAAAGGGATCACGAATTTGGAGAATAAATGGGCGATTGAGGTAAGTGCCAATGATATCGATTAATCCCAGGATTACGGCAATAATAATTCCGACAATCATCGGTCGGACATCAATCATTGC from the candidate division WOR-3 bacterium genome contains:
- a CDS encoding ABC transporter ATP-binding protein, which encodes MSEDNLITLREIKFGYNGKPLLFNGLNFSLHKDERIGIIGPNGCGKTTLFNIIMGFVKPVSGVIEIMGKEMREEKDFQKVRQCIGFLFQNSDDQLFCPSVREEVAFGPLNLRLSKSEVEERIRWSLKLVGLTGLEDRAPYNLSEGEKKRLAFATVLAMKPKILLLDEPTNGVDPEGVEEIERILLEGDYSYIVISQDMDFLKKTAETIYRLEKGKLKSL
- a CDS encoding HD domain-containing phosphohydrolase; this encodes MLINQLTFGFFWTVLLLSLGLFYLYFKNQFDKKFLYAGLFFLFGSGFLFSSYIMNLSALSTTAMIFWNRFMFACIFSYFFVFPAFVYNTLGRDYKKSLCWVLGIFSSVIIVLTITTDLLVQKKILIFAGVYRPLKTKFTYFLLLLLSVWASYIFYDSLKFLKKNKPAMIDVRPMIVGIIIAVILGLIDIIGTYLNRPFILQIRDPFIFGIFAIMFTFAWTFLSQYALVFASLNKSKEEIERLIAKSNKNFMEFVQLIAKTLDAKDEYTAGHSLRVQEYALKIADELNLSETDKEILKQACLLHDIGKIGIPDGILNKKSPLTEQEKRYIINHPILGKKILSTVSEFRPILDIVYSHHERVDGKGYPQGLDRDKIPLLARIIAVADTYDAITSARPYRRAKRREEAIEELIKAKGTQLDEQLVDIFLKSLAKES